The following proteins come from a genomic window of Nitrospira sp.:
- the ftsE gene encoding cell division ATP-binding protein FtsE codes for MIQLIHVSKWHARRAALSDVTVEIEKGEFVLLMGASGSGKSTLLRMLIAEEQPDEGQIFVHGKNVTKLRPSEIPYLRRKVGAVFQDFRLLPKKSVFDNVALPLIVQGASEKDIRRKVTEALRAVDVDHKNDQLPSSLSTGEQQRVCIARSIVNGPVVLLADEPTGNLDPERTREIIELFKLINARGTTVVVATHDPHVLKYVNRRVITLVQGVLLAERRVGEEVGG; via the coding sequence ATCATTCAACTCATCCATGTGTCGAAATGGCATGCTCGCAGAGCCGCGTTGTCTGATGTCACCGTTGAGATCGAGAAGGGAGAGTTTGTCCTGCTTATGGGCGCGAGCGGGTCTGGGAAGTCGACGCTGTTGCGCATGTTGATCGCGGAGGAGCAGCCGGACGAGGGCCAGATTTTCGTTCACGGCAAGAATGTGACCAAGCTCAGACCATCCGAGATTCCCTATCTTCGACGGAAGGTTGGGGCGGTGTTTCAAGACTTTCGTCTGTTGCCGAAGAAATCCGTCTTCGACAATGTGGCGCTTCCGTTGATTGTCCAAGGGGCCTCCGAGAAAGATATCCGTCGTAAAGTGACAGAGGCATTGCGCGCGGTCGATGTTGATCACAAGAATGATCAGTTACCGAGCAGTCTTTCAACAGGAGAGCAGCAGCGTGTGTGTATCGCCCGGTCGATCGTCAATGGGCCGGTGGTGCTTCTGGCCGATGAACCAACAGGCAATCTTGATCCAGAGCGCACCAGGGAAATTATTGAATTGTTTAAATTGATCAATGCCCGAGGGACGACCGTGGTTGTCGCGACGCACGATCCTCATGTCCTGAAATATGTGAATCGACGGGTGATCACCTTGGTGCAAGGGGTGTTGCTCGCAGAGCGAAGAGTCGGGGAAGAGGTCGGAGGATGA
- the trmD gene encoding tRNA (guanosine(37)-N1)-methyltransferase TrmD, which produces MRFDVLTLFPGMFAPVLTHSMLKRGQDKGLLTVKVHNLRDFTADRHKVVDDMPYGGGAGMVMKAEPILLAVAAIRDEAQASGEDIRMMFPSPHGRPFTQDYAQQLAGERRRIVILCGHYEGVDERVRMTVAPEEVSLGDYVLTGGELPALVLIDAAARLVPGVLGDPTSVLEESFSDSLLEYPQYTRPAEIGGVGVPDVLLSGHHEAIRLWRRKEALRSTYLRRPDLLQGRVFTREDQQLLDELMSEGLLTATTSRWEEEG; this is translated from the coding sequence TTGCGGTTCGATGTGCTGACATTGTTCCCAGGCATGTTCGCTCCGGTCTTGACTCACAGCATGCTCAAGCGAGGGCAAGACAAGGGGCTGCTTACCGTGAAGGTGCATAATTTGCGAGACTTTACAGCGGATCGCCACAAAGTGGTCGATGATATGCCGTATGGAGGGGGGGCCGGCATGGTCATGAAGGCCGAGCCGATTCTTCTTGCCGTTGCCGCGATCCGAGATGAAGCGCAGGCAAGCGGTGAAGACATTCGGATGATGTTTCCATCTCCTCATGGGCGGCCGTTTACGCAAGACTATGCGCAGCAGTTGGCGGGTGAGCGCCGCCGAATCGTCATCCTGTGCGGGCATTATGAGGGAGTGGATGAGCGTGTCCGTATGACTGTCGCTCCGGAGGAAGTTTCACTCGGAGATTATGTGTTGACCGGTGGTGAGTTGCCGGCGCTCGTTTTGATCGATGCAGCGGCCAGACTTGTCCCTGGCGTCTTGGGCGATCCCACTTCTGTCTTGGAAGAGTCGTTTTCTGACTCGTTGCTGGAGTATCCGCAGTATACAAGGCCCGCAGAGATTGGAGGAGTCGGCGTGCCCGACGTCTTGCTCTCGGGCCATCATGAGGCCATTCGGTTGTGGCGTCGGAAAGAAGCATTGCGCAGCACGTATCTGCGTCGCCCCGATCTTCTGCAAGGTCGGGTGTTCACGAGGGAAGATCAACAGTTGTTGGATGAATTGATGAGCGAGGGCCTTTTGACGGCCACGACATCACGGTGGGAGGAGGAGGGTTAA
- a CDS encoding ribonuclease HII: MGPTEEFERAARLCGYRRIAGIDEAGRGPLAGPVVAAAVVLPVRCRLSGIDDSKQLSEGERARLYAAILEHAVGMGIGSADVDEIDRLNILEATKLAMRRAIDQLAPPPDYLLIDAVTLPGIGIPERPIIKGDSLSLSIAAASIIAKVTRDRLMAEYHDMFPEYDFLSHKGYGTREHLQRLACHGPCSIHRRTFRPVHEAILAAKREPSRRMCGTVLEQ, encoded by the coding sequence ATGGGACCCACCGAAGAGTTCGAGCGGGCGGCCCGGCTGTGTGGGTATCGTCGTATTGCTGGCATTGATGAAGCCGGACGGGGCCCGTTAGCCGGTCCGGTCGTTGCCGCTGCGGTTGTCTTACCGGTTCGCTGTCGGCTCTCGGGGATCGATGATTCTAAGCAGCTATCCGAAGGGGAGCGAGCCCGATTGTATGCCGCGATTCTTGAGCATGCCGTGGGGATGGGAATCGGATCGGCGGACGTCGATGAGATCGATCGGCTCAATATTCTCGAGGCGACCAAGCTGGCGATGCGGCGAGCCATTGATCAGCTGGCTCCTCCCCCTGATTATCTACTCATTGATGCCGTGACGCTTCCTGGGATCGGAATCCCTGAACGGCCTATCATCAAGGGAGACTCCCTCTCCCTCTCGATTGCGGCAGCCTCCATCATCGCCAAAGTTACAAGGGATCGTCTCATGGCAGAGTACCATGACATGTTTCCCGAATATGATTTTCTCTCGCATAAGGGGTATGGCACGAGAGAACATCTGCAACGATTGGCGTGCCATGGCCCCTGCTCCATCCATCGCCGAACATTCAGGCCGGTGCACGAGGCGATCCTCGCCGCGAAGCGTGAGCCGTCCCGACGAATGTGCGGCACAGTGCTCGAACAGTAA
- the rpsP gene encoding 30S ribosomal protein S16, producing the protein MAVHLRLARTGRHKRPMYRVVAADSRKARDGRFLEILGIFDPLKEAGLPELKQERVLSWLRHGAQPTVTVRTLLRRAGVWKQFEAEKAAQKKASAKA; encoded by the coding sequence GTGGCTGTACATTTGAGACTGGCTCGAACGGGAAGGCATAAACGACCGATGTATCGGGTGGTAGCCGCTGATTCACGGAAAGCACGTGACGGCCGGTTCTTGGAGATCCTTGGAATTTTTGACCCGTTGAAAGAAGCCGGCCTGCCGGAATTGAAGCAGGAACGTGTTCTGTCCTGGTTGCGGCACGGCGCGCAACCTACGGTGACCGTGCGGACGTTGCTGCGTCGGGCAGGAGTCTGGAAGCAGTTTGAGGCTGAAAAAGCCGCGCAGAAAAAAGCCTCTGCAAAGGCCTAA
- a CDS encoding YraN family protein — protein sequence MVTSDPRHQFGQASEMQAEQFLVAKGYRILDRNVRTRLGELDLVADDHGVVVFVEVKGRTTDAFGGALLAVDHRKRVKLTKLAAQYLAQRHWSDKVCRFDVVLVQGRASDQGRIEHLQNAFDVTEH from the coding sequence ATGGTTACTTCAGACCCCCGCCATCAGTTTGGCCAAGCCAGTGAAATGCAGGCCGAACAGTTCTTGGTGGCCAAGGGCTATCGCATTCTTGATCGTAACGTACGGACTAGGCTTGGTGAATTGGACCTCGTCGCGGACGATCATGGTGTCGTGGTCTTCGTTGAAGTGAAGGGCAGGACCACAGACGCCTTCGGCGGGGCTTTGCTGGCTGTGGATCACCGCAAGCGGGTGAAGCTGACGAAACTGGCCGCACAGTATTTAGCCCAACGGCATTGGTCCGATAAGGTCTGCCGATTCGATGTGGTGTTGGTCCAGGGGCGAGCTTCCGACCAAGGGCGGATCGAACATCTCCAGAACGCATTTGATGTGACCGAACACTGA
- the rimM gene encoding 16S rRNA processing protein RimM: MVSQLDTVTVGLIERPFGVRGEVKVRPLSDVPGRFEGLRSVSLLAKNGQTLETSVTHVRRAGTRFILGLSGVTTPEAASLWRGGFIRTVRGIVPELPDGQYYECDLIGLAVYTEESQLIGVLEEILDVPGNLVFVVRQGAKETLIPAAKELVRAVDVAAGTMTVRLIDGLGE; this comes from the coding sequence ATGGTGAGTCAGCTGGACACCGTGACGGTGGGACTGATCGAGCGGCCATTTGGCGTCAGGGGAGAGGTGAAGGTTCGACCACTGTCCGATGTCCCGGGTCGATTTGAAGGGCTGAGGAGTGTAAGTCTCCTCGCAAAGAACGGGCAGACGCTGGAGACCAGCGTCACCCATGTGAGGCGGGCTGGGACTAGATTTATTCTTGGATTGAGCGGTGTAACCACGCCGGAGGCCGCGAGTCTCTGGCGGGGTGGATTCATCCGAACGGTTCGGGGAATTGTGCCGGAGCTGCCGGATGGGCAATACTATGAGTGTGATCTCATCGGTCTTGCTGTTTATACTGAGGAGAGTCAGTTGATCGGTGTGCTGGAAGAGATCTTGGATGTGCCGGGGAATCTGGTGTTTGTTGTTCGCCAAGGGGCCAAAGAGACCTTGATCCCTGCCGCGAAAGAATTGGTGCGCGCCGTCGACGTGGCAGCTGGCACAATGACCGTCCGGCTGATCGACGGATTGGGTGAGTAG
- a CDS encoding 50S ribosomal protein L19, with translation MNQLERIQRSLTKKSAPHFEIGDTVKVHVKVIEGEKERIQVYEGTVIARKGSLNTETFTVRKISYGVGVERIFPVHSPIVSKVDVVRQGRVRRAKLYYLRGKKGKFAKVEEREFVGGSKSSAEPPAAKAETVTAS, from the coding sequence ATGAATCAGTTGGAGCGAATTCAGCGGTCCTTGACGAAGAAATCAGCGCCACACTTTGAGATCGGGGATACCGTCAAGGTCCACGTCAAAGTCATCGAAGGCGAAAAAGAGCGTATCCAGGTCTATGAAGGAACTGTGATCGCGCGCAAGGGAAGTTTGAATACCGAAACGTTTACGGTCAGAAAAATTTCATACGGAGTGGGGGTCGAACGGATTTTTCCGGTCCATTCTCCGATTGTCTCCAAGGTTGATGTGGTTCGGCAGGGGCGCGTTCGACGCGCGAAGCTGTACTATCTGCGCGGCAAAAAGGGCAAGTTTGCGAAGGTCGAGGAGCGGGAGTTTGTCGGAGGGAGCAAATCCTCGGCAGAACCTCCGGCTGCCAAAGCAGAGACCGTAACGGCCTCCTAG